The DNA window ATGAGCATGACGAACGGGATGTGCATCCAGGCGTCGATGATCAGGATCAGTCCGCGAGCGAACGCGGGATCGGAGAACCAGGGAAGGTTCACTCCGATCGCTTGCTGGACGAAGAAGATGATGCCGAGGTCGGGGGAGAAGATGAACTTGAAGATGAGGCCGACGATGACGGGCGTAAGGAGCATCGGCACGAGCAGGATGCTGCGCGCGATCTGGTATCCCCGCATCTGTCGGTGCAGCAACGACGCGAGCAGGTAGCCGAAGGTGAACTGGATGATCAGACCGAACACGACCAGGATCAGCGTGACCAGAAGCGCCTGACCGAACGCCGGCGTGAAGACCGCCGCAACATAGTTCGCCAACCCCACGAACCCCGCCGAGGGAGCGGTCGGACTCTGATTGCTCACCGACATCCATACGGCGTAACCGATCGGCAACAACCCGACCACGATCATCAGAATCCACGTCGGCGTGACATACGGCACCGCGGTCAACGCGCCGCGATAACGAGAGCTGCGCGGAGAAACTGTGGGGGACCCGGAGCCGTCGGCACGCCGACGGCTCCGGGTCTGCGTAGCGGTCATCAAGGCGTGACGCGTCCAGACGCGATGAGGATGGCCAGCACATCATCGTTCAGCTGGTCCATCGCCGGATCCAGCTCGACCTGCTCACTCTGAATAGCGCTGACCGTCTGCGAGATGCGGAGCATGATCTCCGTAAGCTCCGGGATTCGCGGCAGCAACGTGCCCTCCTCAATACCCTCGGGAAGGGCGGTAACGACAGGGTATGCCTCCACAATCGATTCGTCTTCCAGGAAG is part of the Microbacterium lacus genome and encodes:
- a CDS encoding sugar ABC transporter permease gives rise to the protein MPYVTPTWILMIVVGLLPIGYAVWMSVSNQSPTAPSAGFVGLANYVAAVFTPAFGQALLVTLILVVFGLIIQFTFGYLLASLLHRQMRGYQIARSILLVPMLLTPVIVGLIFKFIFSPDLGIIFFVQQAIGVNLPWFSDPAFARGLILIIDAWMHIPFVMLMLLAGMASMPQEPLESASIDGAGWWQTLRYITLPMLAPIITITLLVRTVDTARLFDIIYTSTEGGPGLATVTASLSAYERTFQFYEFGQGAAMAVALAVIMFPVYFLYVRLTKV